The following coding sequences lie in one Streptomyces albofaciens JCM 4342 genomic window:
- a CDS encoding response regulator transcription factor, whose product MRILVVEDEEGVADSLRRGLAAEGHWVDVARDGHRGLELALSQGYDAIVLDVMLPGPSGYEICGRLRRRDDWTPVLMLTAKDGEYDVAEGLDAGADDYLTKPFSFVVLLARLRALTRRGRAAERPRTLQCGDLTLDAEARRCRRGDTDIELTARELAVLRCLMTGDGQAVAKRDILDEVWDSPADVDPNIVEVYVSSLRKKIDTPFGRHSIRTVHGTGYRMAPGED is encoded by the coding sequence ATGCGCATACTGGTCGTGGAGGACGAAGAAGGGGTGGCCGACTCCTTGCGGCGGGGGCTGGCGGCCGAGGGGCATTGGGTCGATGTTGCCCGGGACGGGCATCGGGGGCTGGAGCTGGCGCTTTCGCAGGGGTATGACGCGATCGTGCTGGACGTGATGCTGCCGGGGCCCAGCGGGTACGAGATCTGCGGGCGGCTGCGGCGTCGGGACGACTGGACGCCGGTGCTGATGCTGACGGCCAAGGACGGCGAGTACGACGTGGCCGAGGGGCTGGACGCGGGCGCCGACGACTACCTCACCAAGCCGTTCTCCTTCGTTGTGCTGCTCGCCCGGCTGCGCGCCCTCACCCGGCGCGGACGGGCCGCCGAGCGCCCCCGTACGCTCCAGTGCGGCGACCTCACCCTGGACGCCGAGGCGCGCCGTTGCCGCCGTGGCGACACGGACATCGAGCTGACCGCCCGCGAACTGGCCGTGCTGCGTTGCCTCATGACGGGCGACGGTCAGGCGGTCGCCAAGCGGGACATCCTCGACGAGGTCTGGGACTCGCCGGCCGATGTGGATCCCAACATCGTCGAGGTGTACGTCTCGTCCCTCCGCAAGAAGATCGACACCCCGTTCGGCCGCCACTCGATCCGTACCGTGCACGGCACGGGGTACCGGATGGCGCCCGGTGAGGACTGA